One Thermoproteota archaeon genomic region harbors:
- the pyrI gene encoding aspartate carbamoyltransferase regulatory subunit → MSEELVVRRISNGTVIDHIPSGRALKVLRILGITGEEGYMVSMVMNVYSKKLGKKDIVKVEGRELSSEEVNKIALVAPTATINIVRDYEVVEKRKVELPDRIEGILRCVNPKCVTNAPREAVHPSFRVISRKPLKLVCEYCGEYLTEEEVIAQLAGT, encoded by the coding sequence ATGAGTGAGGAGTTGGTGGTCAGGAGGATAAGTAACGGTACCGTAATAGACCACATCCCCTCCGGAAGGGCTCTCAAGGTCCTCCGCATCTTGGGGATCACGGGGGAGGAGGGCTACATGGTATCCATGGTGATGAATGTCTACAGCAAGAAGCTGGGGAAGAAGGACATCGTGAAGGTAGAGGGGAGGGAACTCAGCAGTGAGGAGGTGAACAAGATAGCGCTGGTTGCACCTACTGCCACGATCAACATAGTGAGGGATTACGAAGTTGTAGAGAAGAGGAAGGTAGAGCTCCCTGACAGGATAGAGGGAATATTGAGGTGTGTAAACCCCAAATGCGTAACAAATGCTCCTAGGGAAGCGGTCCATCCATCGTTCAGGGTGATATCTAGGAAGCCCCTTAAGCTGGTCTGCGAGTATTGCGGTGAGTACCTGACGGAGGAAGAGGTCATTGCGCAGCTTGCGGGGACATAG
- a CDS encoding dihydroorotate dehydrogenase electron transfer subunit, translating into MRSLRGHRPHTVAESEPLTPRVRRIVLKGEIGALPGQYVMVWVPKVGEIPVSVAREGNGETWLLVARVGKVSSAIHSLKAGDRLWIRGPYGRGYTTEVEGKVALVGGGYGIAPLIHLADALTSRGGVRIEFYAGFRSAEEVMLEDLMRDLSDRLVVSTDDGSYGLSGFITEHIDYKGLNFVYTAGPEAMMVKVVSEAVRRGIRVEASLERLIRCAVGLCGACVLDPQGLLVCRDGPVFDGAVLMASEDFGKYWRDFDGRKIPLGALSR; encoded by the coding sequence TTGCGCAGCTTGCGGGGACATAGACCCCACACAGTAGCTGAAAGCGAGCCCCTCACCCCGAGGGTGAGGAGGATTGTGCTGAAAGGCGAGATCGGAGCGCTGCCCGGTCAGTATGTGATGGTCTGGGTCCCCAAGGTGGGGGAAATACCGGTCAGCGTGGCTAGGGAGGGAAACGGGGAGACTTGGCTACTGGTGGCTAGGGTAGGGAAGGTGAGCTCGGCCATCCACTCTCTTAAAGCTGGAGATAGGCTCTGGATAAGGGGGCCCTACGGCAGGGGCTACACCACCGAGGTTGAGGGGAAGGTCGCTCTCGTGGGAGGGGGCTACGGCATAGCTCCCCTCATACATCTAGCTGACGCACTCACGAGCAGAGGGGGGGTGAGGATCGAGTTCTACGCGGGGTTCAGGAGCGCGGAGGAGGTGATGCTCGAAGACCTCATGAGGGATCTCTCGGACAGGCTTGTGGTGAGCACGGATGACGGGTCATACGGGCTCAGCGGATTCATCACGGAACACATAGACTATAAGGGGTTGAATTTCGTTTACACTGCTGGGCCGGAGGCGATGATGGTGAAGGTGGTATCCGAGGCGGTCAGGAGAGGAATTAGGGTGGAGGCTTCTTTGGAGAGGTTGATCAGGTGTGCCGTTGGACTATGCGGGGCGTGCGTCCTCGATCCACAGGGCCTCCTGGTGTGTAGAGACGGTCCTGTCTTCGATGGTGCTGTATTGATGGCCTCCGAGGACTTCGGGAAGTACTGGAGGGATTTCGATGGGAGGAAAATCCCTCTGGGAGCCCTCTCTAGATGA
- a CDS encoding dihydroorotase family protein, whose protein sequence is MTCLCGLAYLPSLGFERICVEFGSTILKVSKASDVPCNEVDVVLPGFVDLHVHMRGLGQRHKGEWRTESLAALHGGVTVVVDMPNNVPRVDNLEILRRKLEEADRESYVDFMLYTAYPFLPDESYVAGVKLFPSDLMNDLNEVFSRASKLGKVVVVHAEDPLILQEAEKPSRVEDHWRAHPELAEDVAVRRALWLAEKHGTKVRIAHSTLPITLRLVQEAKVRGVDASAEVTPHHILYSIEDSPTLGPLAKVNPPLRSKPVVEELRRMVHAGMADFLATDHAPHGPEEKSRPYEEMPPGIPWLDLMAPLLMTVIEEGIFPAGVIDMYSSRPAAHLGLKRGKISPGSAADLVVLRKESWTIRGDDIYTKARSTPVREVGWVVEKVYLRGKLAYDSGPVVEEGFGSPA, encoded by the coding sequence ATGACATGCCTATGTGGTCTCGCGTATCTGCCCTCCTTGGGATTTGAGAGGATCTGTGTCGAGTTCGGGTCCACCATTCTCAAGGTCTCCAAAGCATCTGATGTCCCCTGTAATGAGGTTGATGTCGTACTCCCCGGTTTCGTGGACCTCCATGTCCACATGAGGGGCCTAGGGCAGAGGCACAAGGGAGAGTGGAGGACCGAGTCCCTCGCCGCGTTGCACGGAGGTGTGACCGTCGTGGTAGACATGCCGAACAACGTTCCGAGGGTGGACAACCTAGAAATCCTCAGGAGGAAGCTTGAGGAGGCTGATAGGGAGAGCTACGTGGACTTCATGCTCTACACAGCCTATCCCTTCCTTCCAGATGAGAGCTACGTGGCCGGGGTGAAGCTCTTCCCCTCCGACCTGATGAACGACCTCAATGAGGTGTTTTCAAGGGCTTCGAAGCTGGGAAAGGTAGTGGTGGTCCACGCGGAGGATCCCCTAATCCTTCAGGAGGCGGAAAAGCCGAGTAGGGTGGAGGACCACTGGAGGGCCCACCCGGAGCTTGCGGAGGATGTGGCGGTGAGGAGGGCCCTCTGGCTGGCCGAGAAGCACGGCACCAAGGTTAGGATAGCCCACTCCACCCTCCCTATAACCCTGAGACTGGTGCAGGAGGCCAAGGTGAGGGGTGTGGACGCGAGCGCCGAGGTAACGCCGCACCACATCCTGTACAGCATCGAGGACTCACCCACTTTAGGGCCCCTAGCCAAGGTCAATCCCCCGCTCAGATCCAAGCCGGTTGTTGAGGAGCTCAGGCGCATGGTCCACGCCGGGATGGCGGACTTCCTAGCCACGGATCACGCACCTCACGGCCCAGAGGAGAAGTCCAGACCCTATGAGGAGATGCCTCCTGGGATCCCTTGGCTCGACCTGATGGCCCCCTTGCTCATGACAGTTATAGAAGAGGGAATTTTCCCGGCCGGGGTGATCGACATGTACAGTTCTAGGCCAGCGGCTCACCTTGGGCTGAAGAGAGGGAAGATATCACCGGGCAGCGCTGCTGACCTAGTCGTCCTGAGGAAGGAATCGTGGACGATAAGGGGGGATGACATATACACTAAGGCGAGGTCCACTCCCGTAAGGGAGGTGGGGTGGGTCGTGGAGAAGGTTTACCTGAGGGGGAAGCTTGCCTACGATAGTGGGCCAGTGGTGGAGGAAGGATTCGGTTCCCCCGCTTGA
- the pyk gene encoding pyruvate kinase, with translation MARTKIVATIGPASSTMEVVKGMIAEGMSVARMNFSHGTLTEKANHIDLVRRAAHDLGLKIGLMSDLQGPEVRTHMGRKELKVEEEDVVTVSGKEGLGEIKIKPSSVLRNLAEGDELFIDEGRIRLVVEEVGDVLKCRVVHGGVIRDKRSVHASKPFDLKGLTEEDRLAMKLSVEKRVDFIALSFVKAVEDVIEAKEFLKSLTDDPPSLIAKIETREAVENAKEILEESYGIMVARGDLGVELPLEEVPQIQKRLIRLANEAAKPVITATEMLESMTSSPVPTRAEVTDVYNAIMDGSDAVMLSAETAVGKYPVLSVRWMRVIAESAERSLTPRMDFPLTSKAAFIGKAAVEASEMLKSPVILCFTYTGFTARHVVRHRPKAKILALLSREKTRGLLTLSWGVESLLVSQDLDEAVRQAVNHCLERGALDIEDTVVVTFGHPHGRAKTNSLRILSVEEVLQAGEPNPSSTTGPLS, from the coding sequence ATGGCCCGCACCAAGATAGTAGCGACAATAGGCCCGGCTTCCTCCACCATGGAAGTGGTAAAGGGGATGATAGCGGAGGGCATGTCCGTTGCTAGAATGAACTTCTCCCACGGCACCCTAACTGAGAAGGCCAACCACATAGACTTGGTTCGTAGAGCCGCTCACGACCTTGGACTGAAGATAGGACTTATGTCCGACCTTCAGGGACCGGAGGTCAGAACCCACATGGGGAGGAAGGAGCTGAAGGTAGAGGAGGAGGATGTGGTAACGGTCAGCGGGAAGGAGGGCTTGGGAGAGATCAAGATAAAGCCTTCCAGCGTCCTCAGAAACTTGGCAGAGGGGGACGAGTTATTCATCGATGAAGGTAGGATCAGGCTTGTGGTGGAGGAGGTCGGAGATGTCCTGAAGTGCCGGGTGGTCCATGGAGGAGTGATAAGGGACAAGAGGTCGGTACATGCCTCTAAGCCCTTCGACCTCAAGGGGCTTACTGAGGAGGACAGGCTAGCCATGAAGCTCTCTGTGGAGAAGAGAGTAGACTTCATAGCCCTCTCATTCGTTAAGGCGGTGGAGGACGTTATAGAGGCCAAAGAGTTCTTGAAATCGCTGACTGACGATCCTCCTTCTCTAATAGCGAAGATAGAGACAAGAGAGGCAGTTGAGAACGCAAAGGAAATTCTGGAGGAGTCCTATGGCATAATGGTGGCCAGAGGGGATCTAGGCGTTGAGCTTCCACTGGAGGAGGTACCCCAGATCCAGAAGAGGCTGATAAGACTGGCTAACGAGGCTGCCAAGCCCGTGATAACCGCCACCGAGATGCTGGAATCTATGACCTCGAGCCCCGTCCCGACGAGGGCAGAGGTAACCGATGTTTACAACGCCATAATGGACGGGAGTGACGCTGTCATGCTATCAGCGGAGACGGCTGTGGGTAAGTACCCTGTGCTGAGCGTCAGGTGGATGAGGGTCATAGCAGAGAGCGCTGAGCGTTCCCTAACCCCGAGGATGGACTTTCCCCTCACTTCGAAGGCTGCTTTCATAGGTAAGGCGGCTGTGGAGGCGTCCGAGATGCTGAAGAGCCCCGTCATACTGTGCTTCACCTACACAGGATTCACCGCTAGGCATGTAGTGAGGCACAGGCCCAAGGCCAAAATACTAGCTCTCCTGAGCAGGGAAAAGACAAGAGGTTTACTGACCTTGAGCTGGGGAGTCGAGAGCCTCCTCGTCTCCCAAGACTTGGACGAGGCCGTGAGGCAAGCGGTTAACCACTGCTTGGAGAGAGGGGCGTTGGACATTGAAGATACCGTAGTTGTGACGTTCGGACATCCCCACGGGAGGGCCAAGACGAACTCGCTCAGGATACTCAGCGTCGAGGAGGTGCTTCAAGCGGGGGAACCGAATCCTTCCTCCACCACTGGCCCACTATCGTAG
- a CDS encoding AbrB/MazE/SpoVT family DNA-binding domain-containing protein, whose translation MGVSKVSRKGLTNVPSKVRREAGIEEGDLMIWEVEGRGIIRVRIVKDPLKHLKGKYDDPDLTYDRVEETADSLIERELNAGN comes from the coding sequence ATGGGAGTAAGCAAGGTCAGCAGAAAGGGGCTCACCAACGTACCCTCGAAGGTGAGGAGGGAAGCTGGAATAGAGGAGGGAGATCTCATGATATGGGAGGTGGAGGGTAGAGGGATCATAAGAGTGCGAATCGTGAAGGACCCGCTGAAGCACTTAAAGGGGAAGTACGATGATCCAGATCTAACCTACGACAGAGTTGAGGAGACTGCTGATAGTCTCATTGAGAGGGAGCTGAATGCCGGTAATTGA
- a CDS encoding PIN domain-containing protein — MPVIELDMLIALVNKSDKLHEVASGLFQAIASGRLKEMKLASSALLEYELVLRSRGYGEKDIRGDIEAFKLIPNLEEAPLTSEVIVKASSLREKYFLTYFDSLHCATAMLYDGKIVASDNAYDNVPEVRRLDPSYLV; from the coding sequence ATGCCGGTAATTGAGCTGGATATGCTGATCGCCTTGGTCAACAAATCGGACAAGCTGCACGAGGTGGCAAGCGGGCTGTTTCAGGCTATCGCCTCGGGGAGGTTGAAGGAAATGAAGTTAGCCTCTTCAGCCCTTCTGGAGTACGAGCTGGTGCTGAGATCCCGCGGATACGGTGAGAAAGACATTAGAGGAGATATAGAGGCCTTCAAACTGATCCCCAACTTAGAAGAGGCCCCCCTAACATCCGAGGTGATCGTGAAGGCCTCCTCACTCAGAGAGAAGTATTTCCTCACCTACTTCGATTCCCTGCACTGTGCCACAGCCATGCTGTATGATGGTAAAATAGTGGCCTCTGATAACGCTTACGATAATGTTCCCGAAGTGAGAAGGTTGGACCCTTCCTACCTAGTCTGA